Below is a genomic region from Fusobacterium russii ATCC 25533.
TACTATGGTACAGATACACGGATATTTTCCTTGTTAATAGGAGGGGCATATTATTTTGCATTTAAAGAAAAAGAAGTAAATAAAAGAAAAATGAAGATATTTGGAACTGTTTCATTAATGATTATAATAGTATCTATTTTAAATGTAAATTATTTAATGGATATTAATTACAAAGGACTTCTTTATTTTCTTAGTATTTTATCCGGTATCATTGTAGTGGCAGCAATTAAGACTGATTTTTTAAATTCAGAAAATAGAATTTTTAAATTACTTGCAAGGATTGGGAAGCATAGTTATTGTTATTATCTATGGCAGTATCCAATAATGGTATTTTCAGATGAATATTTTAAATGGTCTGATATAAGATATATATATACAGTGGGTATACAGCTACTAATTTTAGTGGTTTTATCAGAAATTTCATATGTATTTTTGGAAGAGAGAGTGAAAATGGCAAAGTTATTACAGAGGGGATTTTTTATAGTTTATTTAGTGGCAATATTTTTCTTACCAATAAGTGAAGAAACTAATTCTAAAATTATTGAAGAAAGAATAAACGAAGTTGAGATTGAAATGCAGTTAAAAGAATTAGATTCTAAGGTAGAAAAAGAAGGATTTTCTGACGAATTTGAGCATAGACTTCTGGAAACTGAAACTGACACAGACAAAGATAAATTAAAAGATGAGTTGGAAGCTGAAATAAAAGATGAGAGTACAGAAGGAATAAAAGAAAACATAAATCCAGAAAAAACAGATATAGAAAAAATAGAGCCAAAAGAACAGGAAGAGGAGCCAAAAAAAACTGAGAAGTTAGTTCACTCTAAAACAGTTGAAGACACTGAACAACAAAAGGATATGAAAAAGCCCCAAGTTAGAGAAACAGAATTTTTTGAAGAAGAAAAATATACATTTATTGGAGATTCAGTTATGAAAGGGGCAGAACCTTTTATAAAGGAAATATTTGTAAATTCAGATGTTGATGCAAAGGTGTCAAGACAATTTACGAATTTACCAAAAATTTTAGAAGAATTGCAAAGTGAAAATAACTTGAATGATAGGGTTGTTATACATCTAGGTACAAATGGAGTAATGAACAAGGAATCTTTTGAAAAATCAATGGAAATATTAAAAAATAAAAAGGTCTATTTTATGAACTCTGTTGTTCCAAAATTTTGGGAAGAAACAATCAATAAAAATCTTGATGAGTGGTCAAAAGCTTATGAAAATGTGGTTATTATTGATTGGTATAAAAAAGCAAAAGGAAAAAAAGAAATGTTTTATAAAGATGCTGTTCACCCAAACAAAGAAGGGGCAAAAATTTATGCTGAATTCATCTATGAAAGTATAAAACAATAAAGAAATTCTAAAATAAAAAATGGCTGTGAAGACCGTTCTAAATCTTGAATATCAGGATTATAGATACGGAGTTCACAGCCTTAGTATTTTTATCAATAGTTATTGAGGTTTTACAACAATATTAACAATTTTATTAGGAACTACAATAACCTTAACAACAGTCATATTTTCTGTATGTTTTTTTACATTAGGTAATTCAAAAGCAGTTTTTTCAAGTAACTCTTTAGGACTATCTTTTGTTATTTCAAAGCTTCCTCTCATTTTTCCATTTATTTGAACTGCAATAGTAACATCGTCAGCTGATAGGAATTTTTCATCATAGCTTGGCCAAGCTTCGTTGAAAAGATAAGATTTTTCACCAAGTAGCTCCCATAATTCATCACAGAAGTGTGGAGTGAATGGCGAAAGCATTAAAATTATTTTTTTAAGAACGAAACCTAGAATTTTAGGTGATTCCTCTGATGTAAAAGGACTATTTATATATGTTTGAACATCATTTATTAGCTCCATACAAGCAGCGATTGAAGTATTAAAGTGATAATTTGCTTCGATTGAATCTGTCATTTTTTTAATAGTTTGGTTCAGTTTAATTATTAAAGCTTTGTCTTCTTTTGAAATTTTTGAATAATCAATATTAGTATTGTTTATTTTATCAGAGTTCTCAAGTACAAGACGCCATACTCTTGTTAAAAATCTATAAGCACCTGCTAAACCATTTTCATTCCATTCTAATTCTTTTTCTGGAGGGGCAGCAAACATTATGAATAACCTTGCTGAATCAACTCCATATTTTTGAATTATTTCCTCTGGATCCACACCATTATTTTTAGATTTTGACATTTTTTCAACTTTAATTACCAGTTCTTCTCCTTTTTTAGAGAAAGCCTTATCTCCTTTTAAATTAACTTCTTTAGGACTAAGATATTTATTCTCATTTGTTGAATAATAAGAAGGACCTAAAACCATTCCTTGAGTTAAAAGTCTTTTAAATGGCTCATTTGAAGAAAGCATACCTAAATCTCTTAAAACTTTATGGAAAAATCTTGCATAAAGTAAGTGCATAACAGCATGTTCAACTCCACCAATGTATTGATGAACAGGAGTCCATTTATCAGCTATTTCTTTAGAAAAAGCCTCTTTAGAATTTTTAGGATCACAGTATCTTAAAAAGTACCAAGAAGAATCCACAAAGGTATCCATTGTATCGGTATCTCTTTTAGCAGGACCACCACAGCATGGACAAATAGCATTTTTAAATTTTTCAGATGTTTCAAGTGGATTACCATTTCCGGAAAATTCTATATCATTAGGCAATAGTACTGGTAAATTTTCATCTTTTTCAAGAACAGTCCCACATTTTTCACAATGTAGTGCCGGAATAGGAGTTCCCCAATATCTCTGTCTTGATATTCCCCAATCTTTTAGTCTAAATTTAGTAGTTTTCTTACCTATGCCTTTTTCCATAACATAATTGTTCATCTTATCTATGGCTTCTTTTGGTGATAGACCATTTATAAGTTCAGAATTTATTATTTTTCCATTGTAACCAAAAGGATCTTCTCCTTCTAAAGTTTCTATTACTTTAATTATAGGAAGATTATATTTTTTCGCAAAAGCATTATCCCTTTCATCATGAGCAGGCACACCCATAACCGCCCCTGTCCCATAATTCATAAGAACATAATCAGCTATCCAAAGAGGTATTAATTTTTTAGAGATAGGATTTTCAACTTTCCAACCTGTGTCTATACCATTTTTTTCTTTCCCTTCAGCTGTCCTTTCAATTAAGTCTGTGTTTTTCATAGCTTGGACTTTTTCTTTAATAGCTGGGTTAGTAGCTACAATTTTTTCTACAATTGGATGTTCCGGGGCAACAACCAGATAAGAAGCACCATAAATTGTATCGATTCTTGTTGTAAACACAGGGATTAAATCTTCAGTTTCAATAACTTTAAATGACAATTCAGTTCCAAATGATTTCCCTATCCAGTTCTTTTGCATAGTTAAAACTTTTTCAGGCCAGCCATCTTTAATTTCTTCATGTCCATTTAATAAGTCATCGGCATAGTCAGTTATCCTGAAAAACCATTGTTCTAAATCTTTTTGTATGACATCAGTTTTTGAGTGCCTCCAGCATTTACCATCTTCAACTTGTTCATTTGCAAGAACTGTTTGACAATCCGGACACCAGTTAACAAGAGATTTCTTTTTATACACTAAGCCCTTTTCATACATTCTTTTAAAAAGCCATTGGTTCCATTTATAGTATTCAGGTAAGTAGCTTGCAATCTCTCTTTCCCAGTCATAAGAAAAGCCCATAAGTTTTAGCTGTCTTTTCATATTTTCTATATTAGATTTTGTCCAAATTGCAGGATGAGTTCCATTTTGAATAGCAGCATTTTCAGCAGGTAATCCAAAAGAATCCCAACCCATAGGTTGTAAAACATTGAAACCTTTCATTTTTTTATATCTTGAGATAACATCTCCTATTGTATAGTTTCTAGCATGACCGACATGTAATTTACCAGATGGATAAGGCAACATAGAAAGTACATAATAATTTTCTTTTCCAGACACAGAATTATCTGTTTTAAAAATATTGTCTTTTTCCCACTTATCTTGCCATTTTTTCTCAATTTCCTTAAAATCGTATTCTCTCAATTTTTTCACCTCTATAAGTTAATTCATATTGTATTCATTTATCCAAATTTCAGATTTTTTTTTAATACGTTGTATAGTATTATCAATAGATTTTAAATTTTTATCCAATTGTTTTGCAATTTCTTTGTAGGAATATCCTCTTATAAGATATTCTAAAACTTGTTTTTCCAATTTGCTAAATTTTCTATCAGCATATTTTTTAAAGTTTATAAATTTATCTTTATTAAAAAAAATATATTCAGGCGAGCTCTCATCTGTAATAAACTCTAAATTCGATTGAGTATCACATTCTTCAGAAATATTTGAAGAATTTAAAATGGCTTCATTAAGAGCCATATTTTTATTACTATTTGCTAATTTTATAGCTGAAAATATCTGCCTTCTTATGCATAAAATGGCGAAAGTATTAAATGAAGATTTTTCAGATTTATAATATTTAATAGCTTTAAATAGACCTAATAATCCCTCTTGTATTAAATCTTCTCTATCAGCACCGATTAAAAAGAAGTTTTTCACATTTATTGAAACTAAAGGAAGATAAAACTTAATCAAATCATTTATAGCTTCTTCATCGTTATTTTGAGCCTTAAATATTAAATCATCAGTATTCATAAAAACCTCTTATTTGTTAACAAAGCGTGAAAGCAAAATTCCTGTTGCAACTGAAACATTTAAAGAATTTATTTTTCCATACATTGGAATTTTAATTAGTTTATCACAGTGCTCTCTAACTTTTTTTCTAATACCATTCCCTTCATTTCCTAAAACTAGGACTATTTTATCAGGATAGTTCTCAGAATTATAGTTAATTGTAGCTTCACCGGCAGCACCATAGACCCAATAACCTATTTTTTTAAGTTTATTTATTGTATCGGATAAATTAGTTACTTTTGTAATATTGACATATTCAATAGCACCTGTTGAAGTTTTAACAACTGTTTCATTTATTCTAACAGAATTTCGTTCAGGAATAATTATCAAATCAACTTTAAAAACCTCAGCACTTCTTATTATTGCACCAAAATTTCTTGGATCTTGAATTTCATCCAAAATTAAAACTATTGATTTTTCTTTTTGGCTTAATTCTTCAAAAGCTAATTGTTGATCCAAGTAATAATCATGATTACTTACATAGACTGCAACACCTTGGGAGTTTTCTATTTTTTTTCCTGTGTAAAAAATTTTAATATTTCTTTTTGAAGCAAGCTCTTTAATTTTTTTAACTGTTTCTTCTTTTAAACCCCTATATAATTCTAATTTTTCAATATTTTTTTCTTTATTTAAAAGAGCCTCTGTAACAGGGTTAATTCCTATTATTTTTTCCATTTTCCCCCTTAAATTTCAACTTTTATTCTTTCTATATCTGCACCTAGAGCTTTGAATTTTTCTTCAAAATGCTCATAACCTCTATCCACATGGTAAATTCTGTTTACAATACTTTGCCCCTTAGCTTTTAATGCTGCAAGAATAAGAGAAGCACCTGCTCTTAGATCACTTGCCATAACCTCAGCGGAAGAAAAATTTTCAATTCCTGTTATACTTGCAGAAGAGGAATCTATTTCAATTTTAGCTCCCATTCTATTAAGTTCAGGAACATGCATAAATCTATTTTCAAAAATTGTTTCTTTAATTTCACTTACCCCGTCAACTAAACACATAAGAGTCATTATAGGAGATTGGAGATCTGTTGGAAAACCTGGATGAGGCATAGTTGTAACCTTTGTAGGCTTCAAGTCAGATAATTTAGAAAGAACTCTTAATTTATCATCTATAATTTCAAATTTTACTCCCATTTCTTCTAGCTTTAGTATAAAACTTAGAAGATGTTCCTTTACAATTCCACTTACAGTTATAGAACCGTCAAATAAAATAGCCGCAATTATATAAGTTCCTGCAACAATTCTATCGGGAATAATTGTATATTCGCAAGGATATAATTTTTCTACACCTTCAATTTCAATTCTACTTGTTCCAGCTCCTTTTATCTTAGCCCCCATTTTTATTAAAAAATTACATAAATCTTCAATTTCAGGCTCTTTTGCCGCATTTTCTAAAATAGTTGTACCTTTGGCTTTTACAGCAGCCATGACGATATTTTCAGTAGCTCCTACACTAGGAAAATCCAAAATTATAGTAGCTCCTTGCAGACCGTCTTTTGCAAAAGCTTTCACATAACCATGTTCTATATTGATTTCAGCTCCTAAAGCTTCAAAACCTTTTAAATGTAAATCAACTGGACGTGCACCAATTGCACAGCCCCCTGGAAGAGCAACTTTTGCTTCATTTCCTATAGCTAGCATTCCTCCCATAACTAAAAATGAAGCTCTCATTTTTTTTACTAAATCATAGCTAGCTTCAATACTTGTTAAACCATTATTTATTATCTTATAGGAGTTAGTATCTATCTTTTCTATTTCTAAACCTAAGCTTTCCAGGAGCATAGTGAGAGTTCTAATATCTCTTAAATTGGGAACATTATGTAAAATATAAGTTCCTTTTTCAACAAGTGTAGCTATCATAATTGGAAGTGTAGAATTTTTAGAACCGTCCACAACTAAATTTCCTGCTATTTTTTTCCCGCCAATAATTTTAAATGCTTCAACCATTTTTAAAATCACTCCTAAAAAATTATATTCTATTGATTATAACATAAATTTATAATAATAGTCCATAAAATTTATTTAAAAATCAGTGTTTTTTAAAGATTATATATAAGAGTCTTTACAATAACTATGTGTATTCCACTTTGGAAAAATTAAAATAGATTCTGCCCCTTATACTACTTTAGCACCATAATTTTAGCCCATATGCTGAAGTATTCTTTCACCATCATCATCTGCCAATTTTCTTAGCTCAGAAATTTGTTCTGGAGTACCCAGAACAATAATTGAATCCCCTGATAGTAGTTTCTCATTTGGATCTGGATTGAACTTGATATTTTCTGAACCATCTTTCTTGGTTGCCAAAACAGTTAGACCTATTTTTTGAGGGATTTGCAATTCTTTCAAGGATTGATTCCGCATAGAAGATTCCGGTCCGATAATAATGTCCTCTAAATCCAATTCTACATCTCCTGCCCTAGTAATTGTATCCAGAAAACTTATGATAGTAGGTCGAAGAACCAAAGCCGCCATCCGATTTCCACCAATTTCATTGGAAGAAACAGTGTTATCAGCACCGGCTTTTAACAGTTTTTCTCTGGCATTTTTTTCAATTGCACGGGAAACAATAAATAAATTTTTATTCATATGTCTGGCTGTCAACACTGCTACAATATTATCAGCATCTGTATGAAGTGTGCTGATGAAACCGGAAGCTCTTTCAATTCCTGCCTCTGTAAGGATTTCCTCAGATGTAGCATCGCCCAAAAGAGTCGGAATATCTTTTTCCAAGAATGCCTCATACTTCTCTTTATCTTTTTCAATCACAACAAAATCTTTTTTTGAGTGTTGGAAACGTTTAAATATGAACTCAGAGCTTTCACTTCCACCGGCAATAATAATATGTTTTTTCATCTGCTCAATTTTTTTCTTCATCGCTTTATTCCTCCATATGCTTTTAAAATTGCTTTCCAGAATAATAATCTCCAAAGTTGTAAATGCATATCCAACCATACCGATACCACCAAAAATAACGAAGATAGAAAACAGCTTGGCAAGTGGTGTCATATCAACAACTTCCTTGTATCCAACTGTAGATATTGTAATAATTGTCATATACAAGGCATCTGTAAATGTAATATCTAAAAGAGTCCAATATCCGAAAGTAGATATACTAATTAAAAGGAAAAGGCTAATCAGAATTCCTATAATTCGATTTTTTTTTGATTTTTCCATAAATCCTCCTCACTTATTGTAGAAAACCAGACTGCTGTTTATATCATACAACAAGATATTGAAAAATGAAATAAAAACTTACAGTTTACACAGAAGTTCAAAACAAGAAAATAAAGTTGAATATTAAGGGATAAAGTGATATTATATAAACCAAATAAAAATTTTTTAAGGAAAAGAGGAGAGAACTATGTTAGAATTAAAATTTATGCGTGAAAACATTGGCATGCTAAAAGAAATGTTGAAGAACAGAAATAACAATACTGATATGGATGAGTTTGAAAAACTGGACTCAAAAAGAAGGGAAGTTCTATCCGAAGTTGAAGGTTTAAAAAGAGATAGAAATAATGTTTCTGCTGAAATAGCAAGTCTAAAAAAAGAGAAAAAAAATGCGGATAGCTTAATTGAAAAAATGGGTGGAGTTTCTGCTAAAATAAAAGAATTAGATGCTGAACTTGCTGAAATTGATTCAAAAATAACAAATATACAAATGACTATACCAAATGTTTATCATTCATCGACACCGATTGGTCCTGATGAAGATTCAAATGTTGAAATAAAAAGATGGGGAGAACCAAGAAAATTTGATTTTGAACCTAAACCACACTGGGAAATTGGAGAAAATTTAGGCATATTGGACTTTGAAAGAGGAGCAAAATTAAGTGGCTCAAGATTTGTTCTATATAGAGGAGCTGCTGCGAGATTGGAGAGAGCTCTTATTAATTTTATGCTTGACACACATACAACAGAGCATGGATACACAGAAAATTTAACTCCTTTTATTGTAAAGCCTGAAGTTTGTGAAGGAACAGGTCAGCTTCCTAAATTTGAGGAAGATATGTATAGAACAACAGATGATATGTATTTAATATCAACTTCTGAAATAAGCATGACAAATATCCATAGAAAAGAAATTTTAGAAGAGGCTGAACTTCCTAAATACTATACAGCTTATTCTCCATGTTTTAGAAGAGAGGCGGGCTCTTATGGAAAAGATGTCAAAGGTCTTATAAGAGTACATCAATTTAATAAGGTTGAAATGGTTAAAATTACTGATTCAAAGAGTTCTTATGATGAACTTGAAAAAATGGTGCAGAATGCAGAAACAATTTTACAAAAATTGGAGCTACCTTATCGTATAATTCAATTATGCTCTGGAGATATAGGTTTCAGTGCAGCAAAAACTTATGATTTAGAAGTATGGATACCATCACAAAATAAATATAGAGAAATTTCTTCTTGCTCTAACTGTGAAGATTTCCAAGCGAGAAGAATGGGATTAAAATATAGAGTTGCAGGTGAAAATAGGAGTGAATTCTGCCATACATTAAATGGGTCAGGACTTGCTGTTGGAAGAACTCTTGTTGCGATTATGGAAAATTATCAACAAGAAGACGGCAGCTTTTTAATTCCAAAGGTTTTAATTCCTTATATGGGTGGCTTAGATGTTGTTAAAAATTAGTTTATTGCTCTTGCTTATAGCTAATATTTTTTTCAGTAATTTAAAAATTTTACTTATAATTCTTTTTTTGACTGTAATTTTAAATGTTATTTTTAATAAGCATATAGTTAAACATTTAAAAAGAATAAAAGTCTTAATATTTTTTTATTTGTCAACTTTTTTAATACAGTTATATTACACGCAGGAAGGAAAAGTTTTATATAAGATTTATAATTTTTATATAACACAGGAAGGGCTGACTAATTTTGGTGTAAATTTTATAAGAGTTTTAAACTTAATTCTTCTGTCATGGCTGTTGAATGAAATAAAAATTTTTAATGGAAGACTAAATAAATATCAAAAGATAGTGGAATTAGTTATAGATCTTGTACCTCAAGTCTTTATTTTAGTAAAAAAGAAGATGAGTGCAAAAATTTTTTATAGACATATTTTAAATAAAATAAGAATTGAATATAATAAGGAAACTTAGTATGGGAGAAATTTTCTCCCATATTTTAATAATAATGTTCTACTTTTTCAAAAGACGAAAAAGTAGCAAAAAGTCTTTTACGCCCCGAAATTTTTTTAACAGAAAAATAGTTGTAACTCGCTCTTTGTTCCCATTTTTAAAAGAGTCTTTGCAGGAAAAAGACTTATGGGGCTTAAAATGAAATTTCTATAAATTTATTGTAAAAAAAATGAAGTTGCTAAAATATAAGAGATTTAGTAACTTCATTTTTAATAAATTTTAATTTTTTAATGCTTGAATAGGAGGGGCTACTCTTCCGCCACGATTTATAAGAGTTGAACAATCTAAATTATTTATATTAATAATATCTGCTTCTCCCAGTAGACCACCAAAAACAACCCTATCTCCAGCTTTTTTATTTGGAACCGGAATAATACGAACAGCAGTGGTCTTAGAATTTATCATTCCAATAGCCATTTCATCAGCAATAATTCCGGAAATAACAGCTTCTGTCGTATCGCCGGGAATTGCAATCATATCAAGCCCGACTGAACAAACACAAGTCATAGCTTCTAGTTTTTCAAGTGTTAAATAACCTTTACTTGTTGCTTCTATCATAGCTTGATCTTCACTTACAGGAATAAAAGCTCCGGTTAGTCCACCTACACGGGAAGCAGCCATAGCTCCTCCTTTTTTTACAGCGTCATTTAAGATTGCAAGAGCGAAGGTTGTACCATAAGCTCCAACAGACTCTAAGCCAAATTCTTCCAGTACATTTCCGACACTATCTCCAATAGCAGGAGTAGGGGCAAGTGATAAATCAATAATTCCAAAATCAACTCCTAACTTTTCAGCCACTTCTTTCCCAACTAGTTCGCCCATTCTTGTTATTTTAAAACTAACTTTTTTTATTGCTTCAATTATTTCTTCTATCTTTGCTTTTTTATCTATTTGAGATAAAACATGTCTTACAACTCCCGGTCCACTTATTCCTACATTTAAAACCAAATCAGCATTTTCAACTCCGTGAAAAGACCCAGCCATAAAAGGATTATCAGGTACAGCATTTGTAAATACTACAAATTTAGCAGCTGCAAGCCCGTCATTTTCTTTAGATAATTCAGCTAAATCTTTTACAGTTTTTCCCATCATTTTTATAGCATCTAAATTTATTCCTGATTTTGTTGAGCCGACATTTACAGAGGCACAAACTCTATCTGTTTGACTAAGAGCTTTGGGTATACTGTTTATAAGGTTTATATCACCTTTAGTGAAACCTTTGTCCACAAGAGCAGAAAAACCTCCTATAAAATCTATACCAATTTCTTTAGCAGCTCTATCTAGGGCTTTTGTAAAAATAGTATAGTCATCAGTATTGCTGGAATTAGCTATGATTGAAATAGGTGTAACAGAAACTCTTTTATTTACAATGGGAACATTGTATTTACTTGCCACCTCATTTGCAAATTTAACCAAATTTTTTCCATTCTTGACTATCTTATTATAAATATTTTCTGCTGCTTTTTCAGCGTCATAGTCTATGCAGTCAAGCAGACTTATCCCTAATGTTACTGTTCTAACATCAAGATTTTGCATATCTATCATATTTATAGTTTCTAAAATTTCATCTGGTAATAGGTACATAATTCCTCCTAATTTCTATATTCTATGCATTGTTCTGAATATTTCTTCATGTTGTAAGAAAATTTTCACAGCAATTTTTTCCTCAAGTTTATGAAATTCATTTTGAAGAAATTGGATATCTAAACTTTCATCAGCTTCTACTAACATAATCATTGAAAAAATATTACTTTCTAAAATTTTTTGAGATATATCAATAATATTCATATTCAATTCACTTATCTTTGTTGAAACATTTGCAACAATACCTGTTCTATCATTTCCAACAACAGTAATGACAATTTTATTTTTCATTTTAACCTCCATAAATTATTTTATAAAAATTTTTTATTGCTTTGATTATAACTTAAAAATCAATAAAAATAAAGAAAAAAAGGAACTGTTACGAGTTTAAAATAAACAGGTAACAGTCCTTTTTAGATGTTTATGAATACGAAAAAATAGTTTTTAATGTTTTATAATTTTATTTTTTTTCAAGAAATTTAACTCCTAAATCAGGGAAATCAGTAAATACTCCAGTAGCTCCGGCTTTATTCAATAGAGTGTCAAACATTTCATCAATATTATTAAAGAATGGAGGAAGAGCATCTTTTCTTACTGTATAAGGATGTAGTTCCATTTTAGTGCTTGCTATGTCTTTTACCATAGGAGTATAAACTATGTTTCCTGCTTTAGAATTTTTATCATCTATAAGCATATACCAACCAGGACCTACACCATCTGCATATTTAGCAATTTTTTTCATTGCTCCTTCTTTAAACATCCATTCATAGTCATAATTTATCCAATTTCCATTTTTATCTTTTTCTTCAGTTTCATGCCAATCAGTATAGGCAATTAGTTGTACTAATTTTAAATCCATTCCCATCTTAGGCATAAGCTCAGTTTTTATTCTAACAAGTTCATTATAGTCAAAAGTTTGTAAATAAACTAAATCAGATTTTTTAGTATAGCCATATTTTTTCAATATTTCCAATGTAGCTTTAGCTATATCCTTTCCGTGTTGATGATGTAACCAAGGAGCTTTTATTTCAGGATAAATTCCAATTTTTTTACCTGTAGACTTTTCAAGACCTTGTATAAATTCCAACTCATCTTCAAGTGTATGGATACGGAAGTGAGATTTCCAAAGAGGGAAACGATTCGGATAAGCTGCAACTTGTTTTCCATCTTTTACTTTGAAATTTTCAGTCATTTCAAGAGTTTGGATTTCTGCAAGAGTGAAATCAATTACATAATAACGTCCATCTGCTCTTTTTCTATCAGGGAATTTTTTTGCAACATCTGTAAGCTCATCTAAGAAGTGGTCGTGAATAACTATTATACGATCATCTTTAGTCATAGCTAAGTCCTGTTCAAGGTAATCAGCTTTTTGTGCAAAAGCCAGTGCCTTTGATTCTAAAGTATGTTCAGGTAAATATCCGCTCGCTCCACGGTGTGCAATTATTAATTTTCCATTTTGAGCAAATAAAGTAACACTAGATAAAACTCCTAATAAAATT
It encodes:
- the murA gene encoding UDP-N-acetylglucosamine 1-carboxyvinyltransferase — encoded protein: MVEAFKIIGGKKIAGNLVVDGSKNSTLPIMIATLVEKGTYILHNVPNLRDIRTLTMLLESLGLEIEKIDTNSYKIINNGLTSIEASYDLVKKMRASFLVMGGMLAIGNEAKVALPGGCAIGARPVDLHLKGFEALGAEINIEHGYVKAFAKDGLQGATIILDFPSVGATENIVMAAVKAKGTTILENAAKEPEIEDLCNFLIKMGAKIKGAGTSRIEIEGVEKLYPCEYTIIPDRIVAGTYIIAAILFDGSITVSGIVKEHLLSFILKLEEMGVKFEIIDDKLRVLSKLSDLKPTKVTTMPHPGFPTDLQSPIMTLMCLVDGVSEIKETIFENRFMHVPELNRMGAKIEIDSSSASITGIENFSSAEVMASDLRAGASLILAALKAKGQSIVNRIYHVDRGYEHFEEKFKALGADIERIKVEI
- a CDS encoding potassium channel family protein, with product MEKSKKNRIIGILISLFLLISISTFGYWTLLDITFTDALYMTIITISTVGYKEVVDMTPLAKLFSIFVIFGGIGMVGYAFTTLEIIILESNFKSIWRNKAMKKKIEQMKKHIIIAGGSESSEFIFKRFQHSKKDFVVIEKDKEKYEAFLEKDIPTLLGDATSEEILTEAGIERASGFISTLHTDADNIVAVLTARHMNKNLFIVSRAIEKNAREKLLKAGADNTVSSNEIGGNRMAALVLRPTIISFLDTITRAGDVELDLEDIIIGPESSMRNQSLKELQIPQKIGLTVLATKKDGSENIKFNPDPNEKLLSGDSIIVLGTPEQISELRKLADDDGERILQHMG
- the leuS gene encoding leucine--tRNA ligase, with translation MREYDFKEIEKKWQDKWEKDNIFKTDNSVSGKENYYVLSMLPYPSGKLHVGHARNYTIGDVISRYKKMKGFNVLQPMGWDSFGLPAENAAIQNGTHPAIWTKSNIENMKRQLKLMGFSYDWEREIASYLPEYYKWNQWLFKRMYEKGLVYKKKSLVNWCPDCQTVLANEQVEDGKCWRHSKTDVIQKDLEQWFFRITDYADDLLNGHEEIKDGWPEKVLTMQKNWIGKSFGTELSFKVIETEDLIPVFTTRIDTIYGASYLVVAPEHPIVEKIVATNPAIKEKVQAMKNTDLIERTAEGKEKNGIDTGWKVENPISKKLIPLWIADYVLMNYGTGAVMGVPAHDERDNAFAKKYNLPIIKVIETLEGEDPFGYNGKIINSELINGLSPKEAIDKMNNYVMEKGIGKKTTKFRLKDWGISRQRYWGTPIPALHCEKCGTVLEKDENLPVLLPNDIEFSGNGNPLETSEKFKNAICPCCGGPAKRDTDTMDTFVDSSWYFLRYCDPKNSKEAFSKEIADKWTPVHQYIGGVEHAVMHLLYARFFHKVLRDLGMLSSNEPFKRLLTQGMVLGPSYYSTNENKYLSPKEVNLKGDKAFSKKGEELVIKVEKMSKSKNNGVDPEEIIQKYGVDSARLFIMFAAPPEKELEWNENGLAGAYRFLTRVWRLVLENSDKINNTNIDYSKISKEDKALIIKLNQTIKKMTDSIEANYHFNTSIAACMELINDVQTYINSPFTSEESPKILGFVLKKIILMLSPFTPHFCDELWELLGEKSYLFNEAWPSYDEKFLSADDVTIAVQINGKMRGSFEITKDSPKELLEKTAFELPNVKKHTENMTVVKVIVVPNKIVNIVVKPQ
- a CDS encoding acyltransferase family protein — its product is MERLNKRNAGIDILKALSVISVIVYHLYEFKGSYIGVVVFFVISGYFITSILVERDENYFQFLRKRFSKIYPLLTVVLAVVCIIFFIFNGFLTKDLIYSSLSAFLGFSNIYQIHNGMSYFERSGDMFPLLHTWTLSIEIQFYIFYPFLIYILKKVRTTYRNKAFLLLFLSLISAVIMYFKTEQAYDINSLYYGTDTRIFSLLIGGAYYFAFKEKEVNKRKMKIFGTVSLMIIIVSILNVNYLMDINYKGLLYFLSILSGIIVVAAIKTDFLNSENRIFKLLARIGKHSYCYYLWQYPIMVFSDEYFKWSDIRYIYTVGIQLLILVVLSEISYVFLEERVKMAKLLQRGFFIVYLVAIFFLPISEETNSKIIEERINEVEIEMQLKELDSKVEKEGFSDEFEHRLLETETDTDKDKLKDELEAEIKDESTEGIKENINPEKTDIEKIEPKEQEEEPKKTEKLVHSKTVEDTEQQKDMKKPQVRETEFFEEEKYTFIGDSVMKGAEPFIKEIFVNSDVDAKVSRQFTNLPKILEELQSENNLNDRVVIHLGTNGVMNKESFEKSMEILKNKKVYFMNSVVPKFWEETINKNLDEWSKAYENVVIIDWYKKAKGKKEMFYKDAVHPNKEGAKIYAEFIYESIKQ
- the rlmB gene encoding 23S rRNA (guanosine(2251)-2'-O)-methyltransferase RlmB — translated: MEKIIGINPVTEALLNKEKNIEKLELYRGLKEETVKKIKELASKRNIKIFYTGKKIENSQGVAVYVSNHDYYLDQQLAFEELSQKEKSIVLILDEIQDPRNFGAIIRSAEVFKVDLIIIPERNSVRINETVVKTSTGAIEYVNITKVTNLSDTINKLKKIGYWVYGAAGEATINYNSENYPDKIVLVLGNEGNGIRKKVREHCDKLIKIPMYGKINSLNVSVATGILLSRFVNK
- a CDS encoding sigma-70 family RNA polymerase sigma factor, producing MNTDDLIFKAQNNDEEAINDLIKFYLPLVSINVKNFFLIGADREDLIQEGLLGLFKAIKYYKSEKSSFNTFAILCIRRQIFSAIKLANSNKNMALNEAILNSSNISEECDTQSNLEFITDESSPEYIFFNKDKFINFKKYADRKFSKLEKQVLEYLIRGYSYKEIAKQLDKNLKSIDNTIQRIKKKSEIWINEYNMN